In the genome of Dermacentor andersoni chromosome 3, qqDerAnde1_hic_scaffold, whole genome shotgun sequence, one region contains:
- the LOC126524659 gene encoding astacin-like metalloprotease toxin 5, whose translation MDLVQTSTVASLLLSLATSMPLRARTHYPEVPWRLEAKWAVEKAGYFQGDIVVPEGQPLEVNAVTSGKRLWPRGVIPYTVDDLFTYQETIKDIRMWMNMIEYLTCLQFVERTNEPDFIHIHSGTGCYSYVGRNGGEQVLSLGRGCLYEGTVVHELLHAAGLHHAHTRPDRDEHLDILWTNIDPDYIDHFEKQDLPADELPVPFDTQSVMLYPADAFVRRAGLTTIKAKDGSPLPQLYNKTGLSDIDILTVGVLYNCSRRWRPKLVPHEL comes from the exons ATGGACCTTGTACAGACGTCTACCGTTGCTTCCCTGTTGTTATCGTTGGCAACGTCGATGCCGCTAAGAGCTCGAACCCATTACCCTGAAGTTCCATGGAGGTTGGAAG CTAAGTGGGCAGTTGAAAAGGCTGGGTACTTTCAAGGAGACATTGTTGTTCCCGAAGGCCAACCCTTAGAG GTGAACGCGGTGACCAGTGGAAAGCGGCTGTGGCCCCGAGGGGTCATTCCCTATACTGTGGACGACTTGTTCA CATATCAAGAGAcgattaaagacatcagaatgtGGATGAACATGATCGAGTACCTAACCTGCCTGCAATTCGTGGAGCGCACTAACGAGCCAGACTTCATCCATATTCATTCCGGTACTGG GTGCTACTCCTACGTCGGTCGCAATGGTGGAGAGCAGGTCCTCTCCCTGGGCAGAGGCTGCCTATACGAGGGCACGGTCGTCCACGAACTGCTTCACGCAGCTGGCCTCCACCACGCGCACACGCGTCCGGACAGGGACGAGCACCTGGACATCTTGTGGACAAATATTGATCCAG ACTACATCGACCACTTCGAGAAGCAAGACCTCCCAGCAGACGAGCTGCCCGTGCCATTTGACACGCAATCTGTCATGCTGTATCCTGCGGACGCATTCGTCCGCCGTGCAGGCCTTACAACTATCAAGGCGAAAGACGGAAGCCCGTTGCCTCAACTATACAATAAAACGGGACTCAGCGACATCGACATTCTGACCGTCGGCGTTTTGTACAACTGCTCAAGAAGATGGCGTCCCAAACTAGTGCCGCACGAACTTTGA